In Lacerta agilis isolate rLacAgi1 chromosome 8, rLacAgi1.pri, whole genome shotgun sequence, one genomic interval encodes:
- the LOC117052346 gene encoding synapse differentiation-inducing gene protein 1-like → MSDPNYEKKSSNWPDPQAPPPFSENQPFESEADPLAPPGQPPPAPGYGSAPSMPTLYQAYYAPPDSGVYQGLDQTPQSIFIIPPQPTNEPEHLNYSIFTMLCCFPPLGIAALIFSIKTRDANFAGNGTAARQHSRTSLFLSHLAVGMGLVLITLYIILTVIMFKARNTELQSP, encoded by the exons ATGAGTGACCCAAACTATGAGAAGAAGTCCAGCAACTGGCCTGACCCTCAGGCTCCACCACCCTTCTCTGAAAATCAGCCCTTTGAGTCAGAGGCTGATCCGCTGGCACCTCCTGGTCAGCCTCCACCCGCCCCAGGCTATGGGTCAGCTCCCTCTATGCCAACTCTTTACCAAGCTTATTATGCCCCACCAGATTCAGGAGTCTACCAAGGTTTGGATCAAACCCCGCAGTCCATCTTCATCATACCTCCTCAGCCTACCAATGAACCTGAGCACCTGAACTACTCTATCTTCACCATGTTGTGCTGCTTCCCACCCCTGGGCATCGCTGCCTTGATTTTCTCTATAAAG ACTCGCGATGCCAACTTTGCTGGAAACGGAACAGCCGCTCGGCAGCATTCCCGGACATCATTGTTCTTGTCACACCTGGCAGTCGGGATGGGCCTCGTGCTCATAACTCTGTACATCATCTTAACTGTGATTATGTTTAAGGCAAGAAATACTGAGCTGCAAAGCCCTTGA
- the LOC117051614 gene encoding transmembrane protein 91-like isoform X2 — translation MSNPDYEKLGEKALAAQNPPAYSEKEAYAEPDPLKQPPGPAPQAGYGAMPYYGPPGAGSNLGPVLQPPQAVFVTPVQPCNEPDHLIYSIFTMLCCCLPLGIAALVYSIQTREANFAGNVVSAKRNSRMARLFGHIALGIGLGCLIIYIIVVVLVSTTAAYVPPHKP, via the exons ATGAGCAACCCAGACTACGAAAAGCTGGGTGAGAAGGCACTTGCCGCTCAGAACCCCCCTGCCTACTCTGAAAAAGAGGCCTATGCAGAGCCTGACCCACTGAAACAGCCTCCTGGGCCAGCACCCCAAGCAGGCTATGGGGCAATGCCTTACTATGGCCCACCTGGTGCAGGATCTAACCTAGGCCCAGTCCTTCAACCTCCACAGGCTGTCTTCGTCACACCTGTACAACCCTGCAATGAACCCGATCACCTGATCTACTCCATCTTCACCATGCTCTGCTGCTGCCTACCCCTTGGTATTGCTGCCTTGGTTTACTCTATACAG ACAAGAGAAGCCAACTTCGCTGGAAATGTCGTGTCCGCCAAGAGAAACTCCCGCATGGCACGTCTCTTTGGTCACATCGCTCTGGGGATTGGGCTGGGGTGCCTTATTATATATATCATCGTCGTAGTGCTCGTTTCTACCACAGCAGCCTACGTTCCACCGCACAAGCCCTGA